Genomic segment of Corynebacterium urealyticum DSM 7109:
AAGAAAGAGTGTGGTGGCGGCTGGACTTGCGCTGGCGCTGGCGGCACCGCTGACGTCCTGCGCGGATAAGGACCAGATCGTGATCGGGGTGCCGGATGCAGGCACAGGGCCCCATGGCGGGCCACGCATGGAAGAAGAGCTAGTCGAGCCGCTGGCGCAGGAGTACGTCGAGCAGTTCGAAGACATCAGCGAAGACACCCCAGAGGTCTCCACGACGCAGATCCCCGCCGGGCAAAGAATTAATCAACTGCGCGAGGGTAAGATCAGCATGACCTTCGGCTGCGTGGGGGAGCTACTGGACGCCCTCGATCCGGCGAAAGGCAGGGAGCTACGGGAGCTGTATGCAGCGGAGGAGAAGCCCGACCGTGTGAAGTGGCGGGATATCACGCACTCCACGATGCTCTCGGCGCTTCCTGCGGAGCTGACGGCGACCAACCCCGGGGCTGCTGTGATCTGTGAGGACGATACTCTGCCACAGAATATCGTTGCCCTGTGGGCCAAGCCGCAGCCTGACCGATATGAACTGCGTGCGGCGAATAACGTCGCCGGAGGGGTGTCCACCGAGAAGCTGCGTGCGACCGCAGCGGGCGAAGAATACGTCCACTAGGCGTGGGGGTCGGAGCTTGCGTCCTCGCGGGGCGGGCGCGGCGAGGGCACGGCTAGGAAAGCAGCGGCGTAAAGAGGCCTTCTAGGCATAAGAAAATGCTCCCCCAAGCACGTGGCTGGGGGAGCATGGGGGCAATCTGCCGACTAGTCGGCGAAGGCCTCCTCGAGCAGTGCCTTCTCCTCGAGCTGGTGGACCTTGGCCACACCAGTTGCGGTGGAGGACTGCGGGCGACGGGACACGCGCTTCAGCTGGATACCTGGCAGGTACTCAGGCAGCTCCAGCGCGATGAACGGCCACGGACCCTGGTTGGCCGGCTCGTCCTGCACCCAGCGGAACTCCGCGTTCGGGTAGTTGGACAGAGCGTCGCGGATGCGGTTGAACGGCAGCGGGTGCAGCATCTCCAGGCGGATGATGGCGACATCGTCGCGGCCATCCTTCTGGCGCTTCTTCTCCAGCTCGTAGTAGATCTTGCCGGAGCACATCAGGACGGTCTTGACGTCCTTGTTCACGCCGTTCTGGTTCGGGTCGTCGATCACCGAGGTGAACTTCTTCGTATCCGTGAAGTCCTCAACAGCGGACACTGCAGCCTTGTTGCGCAGCATCGACTTCGGCGTGAAGACGATCAGCGGGCGGGTGAGGGAACCCAGCGCGTGGCGACGCAGCAGGTGGAAGTAGTTCGCCGGGGTACTCGGCTGAGCCACGGTCCAGGACCCTTCCGCGGACATCTGCAGGAAACGCTCGATGCGTGCGGAGGAGTGGTCCGGGCCCTGGCCCTCGTAGCCGTGCGGCAGGAGCATGACCAGGTTGGACTTCTGACCCCACTTCGCCTCACCGGAGGAGATGTACTCATCGATGACGGTCTGGCCACCATTGGCGAAGTCGCCGAACTGTGCCTCCCACAGGGTCAGCGCGTCCGTGTTGCCCACGGAGTAGCCGTATTCGAAGCCCAGGCCCGCGTACTCGGTGAGCGCGGAGTTGTAGGCCTCGAAGCGGCCGCCATTGCCGGTGTCCTCGGCGAGGGACTGCAGTGGGCTGTAGCGGTCGAAGTCCTCGTTATCGAAGAGGACCGCGTGGCGCTGGGTGAAGGTACCGCGCAGGGAGTCCTCGCCGACGAGGCGGATGAGCTTGCCCTCGGCCGCGAGGGAACCCAGGGCGAGCAGCTCGCCGAAGGCCCAGTCGATGTTGCCGTTCTCGCTCATCTCCTTGCGGCGCTTGATGAGTGGCTTCACGCGACGGTGGGCATTGAACCACTCCGGGGTCTCGTAGAACTTGTCGCCGATCTGGCGAACCAAGTCCTTGGAGATGGAGGTGTCCAGACCGTGGGGCAGCTTCTGAGAGCCGGTGATGCCGGTCTGCTCTGCCGGGGGAGCGTCCTTCTCAGCCTCGCGGACCTGGTTGAACACGGTCTCGAGCTGGTCGTGGAAGTCCTGTGCAGCGCGCTTGGCCTCCTCTTCGGAGATGTCGCCGCGGCCGATGAGAGCCTCGGTGTACTGCTCACGGGAGGTCGGCAGCTCGTTGATGATGTCGTACATCAGCGGCTGAGTCATCGACGGGTCGTCAGCCTCGTTGTGGCCGCGACGGCGGTAGCTCACCAGATCGATGAAGACATCCTTGCCGAAGCGGTTGCGGTAATCGACCGCCAGCTGTGCCACCCAGACGACAGCCTCAGGGTCGTCGCCGTTGACGTGGAAGACCGGAGCATCGAAGCCCTTGGCCAGGTCGGTGGCGTAGTAGGTCGAACGGCCGGAGTCCGGGGTCGTCGTGAATCCAATCTGGTTGTTCACGATGACGTGGACGGTGCCGCCGACGGAGTAAGCGTTCAGCTTGGAGAGGTTGATCGTCTCCTGAACGATGCCAAGGCCAGTGAAGGCCGCGTCACCGTGCAGCAGGATCGGCATGACCGAGCCCTTGGCATCCTCGCCGTACTTCTCGGTGAGCAGGTCCTGCTTCGCGCGAGAGATACCTTCCATGACCGGGTTGACTGCCTCCAGGTGGGACGGGTTGGCAGTCAGGGTGATGTCGATCTCGTTGTCGCCGAACATCTGGATGTAGGTGCCCTCAGCGCCCAGGTGGTACTTCACGTCACCGGAACCGCCGGCGGAGCCCGGGTCGATGTTGCCCTCGAACTCGGTGAAGATCTGGGAGTAAGGCTTGCCCACGATGTTGGCGAGTACGTTCAGGCGACCGCGGTGGGCCATGCCGATGACGACCTCGTTGAGCTTCGAATCGGCAGCGCGGTCGATAGCGGCGTCCATCAGTGGGATCAGCGTCTCCGCGCCCTCCAAGGAGAAGCGCTTCTGGCCGATGTACTTGGTCTGCAGGAAGTTCTCGAAGGCCTCAGCGGAGTTCAGCTTCTGCAGGATGTACTTCTGCTCGGCGGAAGAGAACTTCGGCTGGCCGCCCTCGACGTGCTGCTGCAGCCACAGGCGCTCGTCCTTATCCATGACGTGCGCGTACTCGTAGCCGACTTTGCGGGTGTAGGCCTTACGCAGGGTGTCGAGTACCTCGCGCAGGGTCATGGTCTCGCGACCATTGAAGCCACCAACGTTAAAGGTGCGGTCGAAATCCCACAGGGTCAGGCCGTGAGATTCGATGTTCAGGTCGGAGTGATCCGGCACTGGCAGACCCGGCTGGACCCAGTGCAACGGGTCGATGTCCGCGATGAGGTGACCGCGGGAGCGGTAGGCCTCGATGAGCTGCGCGACACGGGTGGACTTGTCCACACCGGTGTTCGGCAGATCCTGGGACCAGCGGATCGGCGCGTACGGGACGTGCATGGCCTGGAAGATCTCGTCCCAGAAGCTGTCGTTGATCAGCAGGCGGGACATGGTCCGCAGGAACTCGCCGGACTCCGCACCCTGGATGATGCGGTGGTCGTAGGTCGAGGTGATGGTGACGAGCTTGCCGATACCCATCTCGCCGAGGCGGTCGACGGACGTGCCCTGGAACTCGGCCGGGTAATCCATCGCACCAACGCCGATGATCGCGCCCTGGCCGTTGGTCAGACGCGGCACGGAGTGGCGGGTACCGATGCCACCTGGGTTGGTCAGGGAGATGGTCACGCCCTGGAAGTCGTCCATCGTCAGCTTGCCGACGCGGGCACGGGCGACGATGTCCTCGTAGGCGTCGACGAACTCGGAGAAGTTCATCTTCTCCGTCTCCTTGATCGCTGCCACGACCAGGCTACGGCTGCCGTCCTTGTTGTTCATGTCGATCGCCAGGCCCAGGTTGATGTGCTCCGGGGTGACGACGGTCGGCTTGTTATCGACGACCTTGTAATTCAGGTTCATGTCCGGGTGAGCCTGAACCGCGCGGATCAGGGCCCAGCCGATGATGTGCGTAAAGCTGATCTTGCCGCCACCGCGGGCTAGCAGCTGCTGGTTGATGATCGCGCGGTTTTCGAACATGAGCTTCGCTGGCATGTCGCGGACCGTGGTTGCGGTCGGGATGCTCAGCGAGGCGTCCATGTTCTTAGCGATGGCGCGGGCTGTGCCACGCAGCACCTGCTCGCCAGCCTCGGGGGGCTCTACAGGCTGCTTTGGCTCCGGCGGGGCGACGCGCTTCGGAATGGCGTCATAAGCCTCGATGACACGCTCGTCGGCGTCGCCACGTAGGCCACCGCGTCGACCGGAAGCGGTGGTGGCGGCGCCAGCGGAGGCGGCAGGAGCGCTCTGGGTGCTCGTAGCGGCACCGTTATCTGCGCTCGCCGAGCTGCCGGCGGTGTCGCCGTTCTTCTCGAAGTACTTCCGCCATTCGGGGTCAACCGACTCCGGATCCTTCTTATACTGCTGGTACATCTGATCGACCAGCCATTCGTTCTGACCGAAATTCGCGCTGCTCACAGCAGGTCCTCGCCTCTTTTCATCATGACTTCAGTCTCGCTGTAACAGCCTACACGATGTGCTATGCGATTTCGCTTCCAGGTGGCGCGTCACCGACCGGCGAAAAACGGCGTGTGACCTAGCGAGATTCCCGGGACGCGGCGACGAGGTTTGCGTAGCTCCCGCCGGATTCCAAAAGCTCCTGATGACGGCCTTGTTCAACAATTTTTCCGGCGCTGACGACCGCAATATTGTCCGCCATCTCCGCGGTGGAGAGCCGGTGCGCGATGATGATTGCCACCCGCGAACGCGTAGCCAGTGCGATTGCCCGAACCACGTCAGCTTCGACGGCAGGATCGATATTCGCCGTCGCTTCATCCAAGACCATGACGTCTGGGTCGATGAGCTCCGCGCGCGCCAACGCGATGATTTGCTGCTGGGCAGAGGACAACCCCCGACCGCGCTCGCCGACCTCGCCGGCAAAGCCACCTTCAATCCCGGCGATAATCTCCGTGCCCCCGATGGCAGCAATCGCCGCGGTGATCTCCTCCTGGCTCGCCGCCGGTCGGCCGTAGGCGATGTTCTCCGCCACCGTGCCGCGGAACAAGTGCGCTTCCTGAGGGACATAGCCCACCCGAGCGCGCCAGGCTCGAAGTGGGAGCTGGGGGAGGTCGAGGCGCCGCCCGTCGGGGCCGTCCGAAGCGAAAACCGCGGTGATGGACCCCGCCGACGGTTGGTACCACCGGGTGACCAGCTTCGCGATCGTCGACTTCCCGGCGCCAGTCGCACCGACGAGGGCCGTCGCGCCACGGAAGTTGACGGATGCGCCCCGCAGGGAGGACTGGTCGGCGCCGTCGTAGCGGAAGTGCACGTCAGAGAAGTCCACCGCGGTGACCTTGCCTGCCAACCTGGTCTCGGCATCGTCGTCGGCTGCGCCCTGCTCGGCAGGTACGGCCAACAACTCCGAGATTCGCTCGAAGCTCACCGCAGCCTGCTGGAATTTATCGAAGATCTGCGACAGCTGCTGGACGGGTCCGAAGAAGAAGGTCAGATACAAACTGAAGGCAACCAGCGCGCCGTGGCTCGTCGTGCCCTCCGCGACCCGGGCGGTACCGAAAAAGAGGACCGTCGCCTGGGCCAGCTCGGTGATGAAGGAGATGCCGGGGAAGAAGATGCTGACCGCTGCCTGCGCGCGGGTACGCAGCCGAACATATTGCTGCGATTGTTCCCCAATCCGCTCGGCCAGCACCGGTCCGAAGCCGTAAGCCGCGGCAGTGTTGAGCCCATTGACTGCCTCCTGGAAGTGGGCGTTGACCGTAGAAACCTGGGAGCGGGCGGCCCGGTACAGGCGCGAGGAATAACGGCGAAAGACCCACGCGCCCACTCCGATGACCGGCAGGAACAGCGCGGCGATGCCGGCCAGCGCTGGGTCTGTCCACACGAGCATGCCCAGAACGCCCAACAGCATCGTGGTGGAGACGATGGCCTGGGAAAGTCCGGTCTGCAGGAAGCTGGAGAGGTTGTCGATGTCCGTGGTCATCCGGGTCATGACCCGGCCCGAGGCGTTGCGCTCGAACCAGCTCATGGGTAGCCGGTGAAGGTGTTCGAAGCTGCGCGCACGGAGGGCGTAAAGCAGACGCTCGCCGGTGTGCGTGGTGAGCACCGTGTTCCACGCATTGGCAGCCCAGGAAACGCACACCAGGAACAGGGCCCCCAGTCCCAGCGAAAACAGTGCGCTGCGATCCGACCTGCTGATTCCCTGGTCGATGGCCTTGCGCACCAGGGATGGAAGTGCAATGTCGGCGACGAGCCCCAGCAGCAGCGTCCCCACGATGATCGCGGTCGCGATCGGGACGAGGCCCACCAGGGTGCGCAGCCGCAGCACGGGGGTCGTGTCCTCGGACCGTGGGGTAGTGGGAGCGGGGTGCTGAGACGCCGTCTCCTGTCGCGCCAGCGTGATTCGACGCAGCGCTGCGGCGTCGGCGTCCAACTGTTCCCTGGACCTCGCAGCGTCGGCCGGGCGCGCATGCCTGTCGTCGCCAGGGGTAACGGCGACACCGCGGAGATCCCGGTTCGCGTCCTCCTGGATCTCCTCCCAACTACGCGGCCACAGCGGACGCGCCGGGGGAGCGGGCAGGCTGATCACGCTGGTATCCCTGCCATCAGTGTTGGCCGCACCCGTGTCCGCGGGCTCTGCGCGGTGGTCAACGATGATCATCGTCAGGTTGCCCTCACCAGCCCGCTGATGGAGGTTGGCGATGATCTTCTGCTCGGTGACGGTATCGATTGCGCTGGTGGCGCTGTCCAGGATCAGGATCCTGGGGTCGCGGAGAACGGCGCGTGCCAGGGCGATCCGCTGTCGTTGCCCACCCGATAGCGTCAGGCCGCGCTCACCCACGATGGTGGAATAACCGCCGAGCTCGTCGATGAAGTCGGCCGCGCAGGCAACGCGGGCGGCCTCGGCCACCTCGGCGTCGCTCGCCTGAGTTCCCATGCGGATGTTCTCCGCGATGGACATGGAGTAGAGGAAAGGCTCGTCGAAGACGATCGTCGGCCACTGCTTGGGCGGCAGGTCGCCCAGCGGCACCGCGGTGTTGCCCGCGTAGGCAGAAAAATCGGCGTCAGCGTCTGCCGACTGTCCAGCCAGGACCAGCGCCAGCGCCGACTTTCCCGAACCCGCAGGGCCCGTGATGTACGCGGTGGACCCGGGAGCGACGTCCACGGCGACGTCCTCGCCGCTCCGGGTGCGGAAGGTGCCCCGAATCCCGACGGGACCATCCGGGAGCTTGGCCGGGTGCTCGGGGATCCGCCGTTGCGGGAGGGCGAGAATATCCTGCACGCGGGAGACCGCGGCATTCGCTAGGTGCACGGTCACCAACATTCCGGCGCCCATGCGCGTCATCCGAGACAGCAGGGTGACGTAGGCGGAGGCCGAGAGGAATTCTCCGATGGTGATGGCGCCGCGCATCGCGAGCAGGCCGCCGACAACCACGGTGGCGATCAGCGCGATCTGCGGGACCGCCGCCAACGCCGGCTGGAAGCGGGCAGTGAGCCGCCCGACGTCCAGCCGCATCCCGAAGAGCCTGCGTGCCCGGACCATAAAGTTGCTTTGCTCGCGCTGCTCTTGGACGAAGGCCTTGACGATGCGCACGCCGGTGACCGTTTCCTCCACCTGGCTTGCGACGTCCGCGGCCTGCTGCTGCGCCTCCCACGTCGCGTCGTAGAGCCGACGGCGGGAAAAGAAGGCGATGGCGGCGAGCACCGGAAGCTGGATGCTCAGCAACACCGCCAGCGGCCAGGAGAGCCAGAACATGATCCCTAAGATCAGCACGACCTCCACGAGGATGCTGCCCATGATGGGCAGCATCGCCAGCATCCCCTGGATCTGGTTCAAATCCGAGATGGTCCGGGAGACCACTTGGCCGGTACGCACCTGGCCCATCGCCGCCGGTGATGCGCCTTGCAGGGCAGCCAGGCAGCGCATGCGGATGTCGTGCTGGACGTCGACCGAGAGTTTCCCGGCGAAGAAGCGCCGCGCACCATGGGTGCACAAGCGGGCGAAGGCCGCCGCGATGAGTAGCCCAATCGCGCCGGGGCTTCCGTCGATGGCACGGCCGGCGAACAGCGGGATCAGCACGGCCGCGGCGGGCATGAGCACGCTCAGCAGGGTGATGACACCCAGCTGCATGCGGTGAGCGCTCAGGGCGGCGCGGAGGAAAGCAAACACGATAGCCATCAGCCTATCGCCTGCATCAGGCAGATAAGCCAGCCATCACTAGAGCGGGCGACGTCGAAAAGCAGAAGCAGGGAGAAACGGCCCCGGCGCGAGAGAAATAAACCGGGTTAAGATCAACGCAGGAGACGAACCGCGCCGCGGAGAGAGGATTCCTCAATGGGATTTTTGGAAAATATCGCCCAGGCCCTCGACGTTGAGGGCATCGAGTCCCGAGCCAATGATGGAACGCTGTTCGTTCCAGTCTCAGCGGAAGTGGAGATCCAGTTCGAGCTCATTGAAGGCGTGGCCGGGGTCAGTACGTCGGCCGCGAATGTCTTCGTCGCGCTCGCTGATGTCACCGATGAGGATGAAGACTTCGACGCCGCCCTGGTCGGGGTGGTCTTCACTCCGGAGGCAGCGGTCGAGGCAGTGAATCGACACATGGCCACCGACGAGGTGATCACGGTGCTCAACGAGCTGCTCGATGGGCAGGATCCTCGCGTCGAGGACCTCGAGTTCGAACAGGATGATTACGACCCCCTCGTCCTGCGCGCGAACCTCAGCGCGAACTCCAAGGTCACCGTGAAGATCTCGGAGGGGCAGGGCACGCCGACCGCAGCGGTGAATTTCGTGGTGCTTCCCGATAGTGTCTTCGAGCTGGCAGAGAACATCGCCGCGGAGATTCTCGTCGACGAGGAGGACGAGCAGGACCCGGCGAAGCTGGATATGTTGGACGCCACCCTGGACGAGCTGCGCACGCAGTACCAGGAGGTGCTGGACCTCGGCGTATTTGAAGACTTCAACCAGCTCTTCGATGTGCTCGCTTATGTCTCGCAGCAGGCCGAGGACTGGGAGGACCTCCTGGTCACCCTCGACGACGGCTCCGAGGACCCGTTCTTCGAATGGGTCGAAGTCGATGACGGTGAGCTCGAGGACGGTGGATTCGACGACGACGACGCTGCCGACGCGGAGGACGGCGGCGTCACGGAAGACGGCGAGTAACGCTAGCTTGCCTCTCACCGCGACTGGCGGGGTGGCGGGTGGCCAGACGCGACCGGGGCGTCGGCTAGCATGGCTAGCGTGATGATGGGCACAGCCCCCGGCACGGTGCCGGGCACGTGCTGTGCCACCGAAGCGTTGAGCAAGAACCGCAGGAGGGGTACGTGACCGAGGTAGCCATTATTGGGGCCGGCATGGCCGGCCTCGCAGCGGCCCGCACGCTCTCCCAGTCCGGGGTGCGCTGCACCCTCTTCGACGCCGCTGACCGCGTGGGCGGGTTGGTGCGCTCGGAGCAGCACGGCGAGATCACCGTGGACCGCGGGCTGCAGTTCTTCAATACCTGGTACCCGGCGGTCAAGGAGATCCTGAATCCCGGGGAGTACACCGCCCTCAAGATCAAGAACTTCCAGCCAGGGATCAACACCGTCACCCCGGCGGGTTCCGCGCTGATCATCGATCCCGTCCGCGCGCCATCGATGGTTCCGAAGCTGCTGCGCTCGGAGTTCAGCTCCGCCCTGCGCCTCGGCGAACTCGTGCGCATGCGCAACTGGCTGCGCAGCGAGCTGATGCACCGCTCCTCCCTGGAGCTGCGTGGACCCAGCCGCTTCGGACACGCCAGCGACGAGCCGGTCTCCGCATCGCTTGATAAGGCTGGCATCACCGGCCCAGTCCGCCAGAACGCGGTCGACCCGATCCTGCGCGCCTTCCTCTACGACCATGGCGGGGAAACCTCCGCGGAGTTCGCGAAGTGGGTCTTTGTCACCCTGTTGCGCGGCACGCTGGCCTTGCCGGAGCGCGGAATGGGGGACCTGGCGGCGACGATGGGGCGGCTGGGCGGCGTCCGCGTCGAACTGAACTCCCAGGTCACTGCCGTGGACGTCCAGCCGGGCGGGGTGGAGCTAACAGTGAACGGCAAGACCGAGCGCTTTTCCCATGCGATCGTAGCCACCTCTGCGCAAGCGGCCCATGACCTGATCGGCACCGCAGTTCCCGAGCATCGCGGGCAGAGCACCTGGTGGTTCACCGTGGCCGATGAGGTTCACAGCGACCGGCTCGTGACCGTGGATGGCAGCGGCGAACTGTGCATCGACCTGGCCGCCGCGGTCACCTCCGTGGCCCCGGCCTACGCGCCGGGAACGCAGCTGATTGCCGCAGCGGCCTCCCACCCGTACAGCAATGGTGACTTCGACGCTGCCCGCGATCTGCCGACTGAGCAGGAGGTCCGCCGGGATGTGTCCAGCATTTACGATTGCAGCCCCGACGCCCTGGAGCTGGTCACCCGCCACGATATTCCAGATGCCCTGCCGCTGGTCGGGCCGAATCACGCGATCCAGGCCCAGCCGGCCGCCGAACTGCTAGACGGTCGAGTGGCGGTCGCCGGTGCTCACGCCGCGACCTCCACCATCGACGGCGCCATTCGCTCCGGGCAGCGGGCGGCGCGGGCGATCGCGGAGCTCGTGGCAGAAAAGTAGGCCTGTAGCGGGCGGCTGACCCCTGGGACCCATGGATGGGCTCACAGCCAGATCCCATAAAAAATCCCCGCACCAGTGAACTAGACCCCGAAAGTTGGACTGGTTTAATTCTAGGCGGTGAGGGGTTCAAGGGTCTGATTCCGATATTGCATCGGGGTCAGGCCCTTGAGTCGTTGTTGGACGCGTTCGGTGTTGTACCACCCGATGTACTCGTCGATCGCTTGGTTGAACTCTGCGACCGTGTCGAAGACCTCACCGTGGTACATCTCGGTTTTCAAGTGCCCGAAGGAGTTCTCCATGACCGCGTTGTCGTAACAGTTGGCTTTACGCGACATCGACTGAACACCACCGTTGTCGCCGATCAGATTGCGCCACGAGGAATGCTGGTACTGGAAACCTTGATCGGTGTGCATCATCCACCCGGGTTCAGGTGCACACGCTGTGATCGCCTTGGACAAAGAATCGGTGGTCAACGCTGTCGACGGTGATGTAGCCACAGTGTGGGCAACGATCGAGCGGTCGAACAAGTCCATCACCGGTGACAGGTAGACCTTGCGGCCTTGGACCCTGAACTCGGTGACGTCGCTGACAAAGACGGTATTCGGCCTATCTGGGGTGAACCTGCGGTCAAGCGTGTTGTCAGCGATGTGGCTGATCGTCCCAGTGTAGGAAACATATGGCCTGCGTTGGCGGATCTTGGCTCGAAGCCCCATCTCGCACATGAGTTTGTACACGAGCTTGTGGTTGACCACCCAGCCTTGGTTCCGCAGGTCAAGTAGGACTCGCCTATAGCCGTAGCGATGCTTGTTCCGTTCGAAGCACTCCCGGATCGCGGCTTTGAGTGCTGCGTGCTTATCCGGCTTGTTGAGGCGTTTCTGGTGGTAGAAGAACGTCGACCTCGGCATGCCTGCCGCATCCAAAAGGTATTGCAGACGATGCTGTGACTTGAGGATGACAATCGCCTGGACTTTCAGGCGTGTCCCTGGTTCCTCAAGTCCCGCAATTTTTTTTAAGTAAGCGTTTTCCGCTTCCAACCGCGCGATCTGACGGCGAAGCTTGTCTTCTTCTGTAAGCTGCTTCGGTGCGACCGAGCCTTTGGGTCTGCCCTTCGGTTTCGGTGTCAACGCGTCATCGCCGCCTGTGCGCCATTTCCTGGTCCAATCTTTGACGAGCTGGTCTGACGACAGGCCAAACTCGCGGGCAAGATCCATTCTTGTCTCGCCGGCAAGGTAGCGTTGGACAACTTCCTTTTTGATGTCGAACGAGTACTGCTGTTTAGTTGGTTTCTCCACAAGACATAGCTTGCCATGCAGCTGAAACCGACGACGCAGCGTACGGGCGGCATACTTGGAGACACCAAGAGCATTGGCAGCGGCTGTATAACCCATGCCTTGCTCAAATAGTTCAACCAACTGCTCGCGCTGCTGCTTACTCAGCGAACTTCGTGCTCTCAATGGAAACTGCTCCCCACTAGTCGGTAACTGATTTCTCAGTCCAACTAATGGGGAGCAGTTCACAGGTGCGGGGATTTATTGCTTCCAGGGGCGGGGCTAAACCGCGGCGGCCTCGGCCTTGTTCTTCCGGTCGATGAAGTAGTAGCGGATGGACATGGCCACCGTGAACACCACACCCGCGATGAGCGCGGAGTGGAAATCCGACATCCAGAACATCGTGCCGAAGGTCAGCAGGATCATGGCGATCGCGAAATACTGGCCCAGCGGCCACAGCGGCACCGTGAAGTTCGCGTGGGCGACATCCTTGAAGTTGAGGTGCTTGCGGTAGGCCAGGTGGCTGATGAGGATCATCAACCAGACGAAGATCGTGGCGAAGGTGGCCAGCGCGGCGATGTCCTGGAATAGGCGCTCGGCGGTTGGGTTGATCAGCTGCAACACG
This window contains:
- a CDS encoding multifunctional oxoglutarate decarboxylase/oxoglutarate dehydrogenase thiamine pyrophosphate-binding subunit/dihydrolipoyllysine-residue succinyltransferase subunit, whose amino-acid sequence is MSSANFGQNEWLVDQMYQQYKKDPESVDPEWRKYFEKNGDTAGSSASADNGAATSTQSAPAASAGAATTASGRRGGLRGDADERVIEAYDAIPKRVAPPEPKQPVEPPEAGEQVLRGTARAIAKNMDASLSIPTATTVRDMPAKLMFENRAIINQQLLARGGGKISFTHIIGWALIRAVQAHPDMNLNYKVVDNKPTVVTPEHINLGLAIDMNNKDGSRSLVVAAIKETEKMNFSEFVDAYEDIVARARVGKLTMDDFQGVTISLTNPGGIGTRHSVPRLTNGQGAIIGVGAMDYPAEFQGTSVDRLGEMGIGKLVTITSTYDHRIIQGAESGEFLRTMSRLLINDSFWDEIFQAMHVPYAPIRWSQDLPNTGVDKSTRVAQLIEAYRSRGHLIADIDPLHWVQPGLPVPDHSDLNIESHGLTLWDFDRTFNVGGFNGRETMTLREVLDTLRKAYTRKVGYEYAHVMDKDERLWLQQHVEGGQPKFSSAEQKYILQKLNSAEAFENFLQTKYIGQKRFSLEGAETLIPLMDAAIDRAADSKLNEVVIGMAHRGRLNVLANIVGKPYSQIFTEFEGNIDPGSAGGSGDVKYHLGAEGTYIQMFGDNEIDITLTANPSHLEAVNPVMEGISRAKQDLLTEKYGEDAKGSVMPILLHGDAAFTGLGIVQETINLSKLNAYSVGGTVHVIVNNQIGFTTTPDSGRSTYYATDLAKGFDAPVFHVNGDDPEAVVWVAQLAVDYRNRFGKDVFIDLVSYRRRGHNEADDPSMTQPLMYDIINELPTSREQYTEALIGRGDISEEEAKRAAQDFHDQLETVFNQVREAEKDAPPAEQTGITGSQKLPHGLDTSISKDLVRQIGDKFYETPEWFNAHRRVKPLIKRRKEMSENGNIDWAFGELLALGSLAAEGKLIRLVGEDSLRGTFTQRHAVLFDNEDFDRYSPLQSLAEDTGNGGRFEAYNSALTEYAGLGFEYGYSVGNTDALTLWEAQFGDFANGGQTVIDEYISSGEAKWGQKSNLVMLLPHGYEGQGPDHSSARIERFLQMSAEGSWTVAQPSTPANYFHLLRRHALGSLTRPLIVFTPKSMLRNKAAVSAVEDFTDTKKFTSVIDDPNQNGVNKDVKTVLMCSGKIYYELEKKRQKDGRDDVAIIRLEMLHPLPFNRIRDALSNYPNAEFRWVQDEPANQGPWPFIALELPEYLPGIQLKRVSRRPQSSTATGVAKVHQLEEKALLEEAFAD
- a CDS encoding ABC transporter transmembrane domain-containing protein, giving the protein MAIVFAFLRAALSAHRMQLGVITLLSVLMPAAAVLIPLFAGRAIDGSPGAIGLLIAAAFARLCTHGARRFFAGKLSVDVQHDIRMRCLAALQGASPAAMGQVRTGQVVSRTISDLNQIQGMLAMLPIMGSILVEVVLILGIMFWLSWPLAVLLSIQLPVLAAIAFFSRRRLYDATWEAQQQAADVASQVEETVTGVRIVKAFVQEQREQSNFMVRARRLFGMRLDVGRLTARFQPALAAVPQIALIATVVVGGLLAMRGAITIGEFLSASAYVTLLSRMTRMGAGMLVTVHLANAAVSRVQDILALPQRRIPEHPAKLPDGPVGIRGTFRTRSGEDVAVDVAPGSTAYITGPAGSGKSALALVLAGQSADADADFSAYAGNTAVPLGDLPPKQWPTIVFDEPFLYSMSIAENIRMGTQASDAEVAEAARVACAADFIDELGGYSTIVGERGLTLSGGQRQRIALARAVLRDPRILILDSATSAIDTVTEQKIIANLHQRAGEGNLTMIIVDHRAEPADTGAANTDGRDTSVISLPAPPARPLWPRSWEEIQEDANRDLRGVAVTPGDDRHARPADAARSREQLDADAAALRRITLARQETASQHPAPTTPRSEDTTPVLRLRTLVGLVPIATAIIVGTLLLGLVADIALPSLVRKAIDQGISRSDRSALFSLGLGALFLVCVSWAANAWNTVLTTHTGERLLYALRARSFEHLHRLPMSWFERNASGRVMTRMTTDIDNLSSFLQTGLSQAIVSTTMLLGVLGMLVWTDPALAGIAALFLPVIGVGAWVFRRYSSRLYRAARSQVSTVNAHFQEAVNGLNTAAAYGFGPVLAERIGEQSQQYVRLRTRAQAAVSIFFPGISFITELAQATVLFFGTARVAEGTTSHGALVAFSLYLTFFFGPVQQLSQIFDKFQQAAVSFERISELLAVPAEQGAADDDAETRLAGKVTAVDFSDVHFRYDGADQSSLRGASVNFRGATALVGATGAGKSTIAKLVTRWYQPSAGSITAVFASDGPDGRRLDLPQLPLRAWRARVGYVPQEAHLFRGTVAENIAYGRPAASQEEITAAIAAIGGTEIIAGIEGGFAGEVGERGRGLSSAQQQIIALARAELIDPDVMVLDEATANIDPAVEADVVRAIALATRSRVAIIIAHRLSTAEMADNIAVVSAGKIVEQGRHQELLESGGSYANLVAASRESR
- a CDS encoding FAD-dependent oxidoreductase; its protein translation is MTEVAIIGAGMAGLAAARTLSQSGVRCTLFDAADRVGGLVRSEQHGEITVDRGLQFFNTWYPAVKEILNPGEYTALKIKNFQPGINTVTPAGSALIIDPVRAPSMVPKLLRSEFSSALRLGELVRMRNWLRSELMHRSSLELRGPSRFGHASDEPVSASLDKAGITGPVRQNAVDPILRAFLYDHGGETSAEFAKWVFVTLLRGTLALPERGMGDLAATMGRLGGVRVELNSQVTAVDVQPGGVELTVNGKTERFSHAIVATSAQAAHDLIGTAVPEHRGQSTWWFTVADEVHSDRLVTVDGSGELCIDLAAAVTSVAPAYAPGTQLIAAAASHPYSNGDFDAARDLPTEQEVRRDVSSIYDCSPDALELVTRHDIPDALPLVGPNHAIQAQPAAELLDGRVAVAGAHAATSTIDGAIRSGQRAARAIAELVAEK